A portion of the Lolium rigidum isolate FL_2022 chromosome 1, APGP_CSIRO_Lrig_0.1, whole genome shotgun sequence genome contains these proteins:
- the LOC124678506 gene encoding 60S ribosome subunit biogenesis protein NIP7 homolog, giving the protein MRPLDEKETTMVFEKLFKFTGPNLKHLLERPSAEGPDAEPGRYCLRLHKNRVFYASESLVRRATAVSRVRLAGVGTPIGKFTHGGAFHLTVHALDLLAAHARRRVWLKPDTERSFLFGNSVPKSALARITENTKSGDGVVVMSMADVPLGFGVAARGAQDCRKADTNAVVVLHQSDAGEYLRKEEELM; this is encoded by the coding sequence aTGAGGCCGCTCGACGAGAAGGAGACCACGATGGTCTTCGAGAAGCTCTTCAAGTTCACGGGCCCCAACCTGAAGCACCTCCTGGAGCGGCCCTCGGCGGAGGGCCCCGACGCGGAGCCGGGCCGCTACTGCCTGCGCCTCCACAAGAACCGCGTCTTCTACGCCTCCGAGTCGCTGGTccgccgcgccaccgccgtgtCCCGCGTCCGCCTCGCCGGGGTCGGCACGCCCATCGGCAAGTTCACCCACGGCGGCGCCTTCCACCTCACCGTGCACGCGCTCGACCTCCTCGCCGCgcacgcgcgccgccgcgtctGGCTCAAGCCCGACACCGAGCGCTCCTTCCTCTTCGGCAACTCGGTGCCCAAGTCCGCGCTCGCGCGCATCACCGAGAACACCAAGTCGGGCGACGGCGTCGTCGTCATGTCCATGGCCGACGTGCCGCTCGGGTTCGGGGTCGCCGCCAGGGGCGCGCAGGACTGCAGGAAGGCCGACACCAACGCCGTGGTGGTCTTGCACCAGTCGGACGCCGGCGAGTACCTCCGCAAGGAGGAGGAGCTCATGTGA